A stretch of DNA from Equus caballus isolate H_3958 breed thoroughbred chromosome 13, TB-T2T, whole genome shotgun sequence:
ATTACGTGCCAGAGGTTGGGCGAGCCCTTTGCCACCATTATCTCATCGGATCCTCGCAATAACCTTTAATGCCTTTAAGAGTCAGGTTTTATTATTACCCCCAGTTTATACATCTGGGGAAGATTCAGAGAGGACAAGAGACTTACAAATTGGTTCTTGTCCAGGTGCAGAAGAGCAGATAAAAGCCACTGGCTCAGAATCCTGAGGATTTATTTCGAAACATTCGTGGCTTTCTTCCCAACTGTGTATCCCAGAACTCCAAAGAAACGTCCGGAGCCCCAGTAAATAATTTCTAAGATTTAGGGAGCGGCAAAAAGGAACCACcgattaaaaaatagtttttgactgctttgaaaatgtaatatatacacatgcttcaaataaaacaaaactgtataGGGAGAAAAGCGAATCTTCCATCCCAGTTCCTAAGGCCCTTCGCAGAGGGAATTACAGATTTCCATGGGTCCTTCCAGAAGAATGAAATTACGCAAGTATCAAAATTTATTCTAAATGGGTGAACAGTTACTGCAATAAAACTAGCATATATCTAGGCCCTTGCTGTCGTTTTCAATTTTGACAGATTAAGGGCTAGCAAGCAGTGGAAACTCCGGCTAATGCCTCACCTCTATCTCCTCCCCACGGCCTCACCTGGGGAGGTCGATGCCATCGACTCTCTACTGCTCACCCCTGAAGAGGCTCTGCCCCTTCATCCACCTCCTTCTACtaggcaatctttttttttggcgGTCCTTTGAAAGTCTCGCGATAGCCCGCCCGCTTCCCATAACTCCGTGCGCTCGCCCCTCCCGTCCTCTTTCCGCCATCTTTCCGTGCCGGTGAGTATGGCTCTCTGAGGTATCCAGTAGCATCCGTAGGCTATCGGTGCCATCCTGTAGCTTGAGGCTCGCCTTTGGTGCTCTACGAAGATGCCAGAGCCCGCCTGAGCCGGGGATACTGGCCTTGCGGGGGCCTGGGCAGGCGTAGGGGAGAGTCATGCTCGGTCGCCCCACGCTTTCCACTCTGGGAAGCCGGGCCTGTGGGGGGCAGGCCGCAGCGCTGGCGGAACCCGAGCTTTCGGTAGCCCCGACTCGGTCGGTGGTGTCAGGACCCCCTCCCCTTGGTGGCGGAGGCAGCGCCTTGGCTCCAGGCGGCGGGAAGCGTCGGGGACGGTGGCCGTAGTGGGCCATGCCCCTTCCTATTTCTGCGGCCGCCCGGGAGTTTGGACGGCGGAGGCCGCTCTGCAGGGACGCTGCATCCTGCTTGGGGTGGCATTTGCTGGGAACTAACCTGGATCTTCTGGGCCCCGGGGTTTCCCTTCGGACACTTGGTTGAACTTCAGGAAGCAGGTTGGATCCTTGCTGTTGGCACTTGGAGCATGCTTTATGTCTATCTTTAGCTTTCAAAACTTTGTGAGTGTCTTGCAGTTCGTGCCCAGGGCGATAGAGTCCAGTCTGCATGTACAGTGTTTGTGTTTGCCGCTGTGGAATGCCTGCTGTTGGACGATCTCCGATGGCACAAGGACAGACAGCTGATTTTAGTAGTTATGGGTGTTAGGTGAAAGTCAGGTATATCTTTCGGGTGTTAGGACAAGGTTGACATTGAATTAGTTGGTTTAAAGGGCAGTGTTCATAGTGCAGATGCTGCTGCTGCGTTGCAGAAGTTTGGGGACCATTGCCGGCGATTCTCAGCTCCCGTTCTGGATAACTGGCCGACCGCAGCTGATGTTTCGGTTTTGGTAGCTGACATGTCCTGCCGTGGCGGCCGGGGAGCCAGCTGCTTAGAGGGAGGAAGACTTCGTCGTggtagaggcagagagaggaggatgtGTTGGCCGTGGAGCAATTGGGTGCCTGTTGATGTCGGCATTGCTGGTCAAACCCTGTCTGTCTTCCCCGAACAGCCACCATGGTGCGCATGAATGTCCTGGCCGATGCTCTCAAGAGCATCAACAATGCCGAGAAGAGGGGCAAACGCCAGGTGCTCATTAGGCCGTGCTCCAAAGTCATCGTCCGGTTTCTGACTGTGATGATGAAGCATGGTAAGTGCGTTGCTGTGTTTTATGTTTTGATGTAAAAATATGTAAGGAATCGGTCCTGTGAAAATTAATTGTCGGGGAGAGGACTGGGAAGGTGAGGGAGTCAGTCATACCTGGGAACTGCTGCGTTGGCTTGGGCCGTGGACAGCATAGTCTGGACAAGTGATGCCCTTCCAGAGGCGCTGAGTGGGTGAGCACAGCTGAACCCGGAGGAGGAGTTTGTGACATGCCCTGCTGGGTGTTTGGGAGCTAAAATGGCCTTTCTTTGTGTAATATTGCAGTTGCAGCATGTCATTGAAAGGGCTCCTGAGCTCTTCTAAGAGCTCCTTGGGATGGAAAGGAGGATTGTTGCACGTCTTGGGCACAAGGTAGCCTTTGGGAGTGGGAAGCTGTGAGGGGCAAGGGGAAGTTAATCCCCTTTTTAGAATTGCAGGGTGGGTTGTTCGGGGTGTTGTGCcctaaattttatatattactaGGCTGTGAAAGTTAGCTGTGGTACAGAACATCTTTGTCTAAGCTTCTTAGAGAAACAATCACTGAGATGACATGAGGGAAGAATCTAGCAGGCAGACAGCAGGACTCTAGAGGAGCGTAAATGTTTAGGTCTGTCTGGTCGTTAGCTGCCATTTAGTCCAGTGACTTATGTTTTATAGGTTACATTGGCGAATTTGAAATCATCGATGACCACAGAGCTGGGAAGATTGTTGTGAACCTCACGGGCAGGTTAAACAAGGTAAGAATGGATCATTTTCCACATTTAAGAACCTTCAGAGTTATGTGAACAGGGTGTTAGGTGTTGTAATTGCCCTTGTAAAATTGAGTGCTTGCTTTACCagttaggttaaaaaaaattacttaaagaaTTGATTAAAATCATTGCTTTTTATATcacattttccttcatttgttcTCCAGGGTTGTGTTTGCTCTAGAATAGCTAGTTGACCTAGTGTTTGTGCGGTGTGAGCTGTCTGAAGGAAGGTGTGGAGGGTGGGTAAAATGAACAGCTGGTAGTACTGGCGTGGGAAGGTATGCTGTCCACCTCACTGAACTTGGGGTGGCGCAGGCCACTGGCCTCTCAGTGTGAATGGCTTGGCCTTCCTGTCGTCTTGGTGATTATGTTGGTTTTTTCCAACAGAATGGGGTTCTCTAAGTAACAGTATTAGTCCTTCTGTTTTTACTGCCATAGGCTGTACACGTGTCTTTCAGTTGACTTGTCGGCATAACCTAGTGGCTCTCTTCCACCAGTTTGACTTTGTGGTTTGATTGCATGGGTTGGGGGCAGGTTAAGCTAGTTAAGGTCCCTGAGCTGCTACCCCACTGTTTGTGTCCAAGTTTGTAGCTTTCAGATTTGCAAGGAGTGGGAGATCCTGTAGTCCAACACAGATGGGGGAGGAGAGGCCTGGAAGGTGAATTGTGGTTAGTGGCAGGCGCCGGATTGGTGAGGTTATTTCCTAGTTCAACAGTTCCCACTTTACAAAGTTGCTTCCTTACGCAGTGCGCCAGCTTCACGTGTGGATACTTAAGGTGAGATGAAAACTACTGGATGTGAAGCCTTGGAGAGATTTGAAAAGTTTTCAAGAGTAATTTTAAGTCTGGTTTTGAGTTGATGTTAAAAAGTTGAAGTGCTGTGAACCAAATTCCTCTTAAACATTCATTATACATAATAGCTTGAGAAACAAATTTGAACAGAGCAGTTCCCAAATGGAGCTCATTTGTGGCATCATTGTTCTGTGGTGTACGAGTTTGAAAAATTCTGGCTAAGAGGCAGTTGAAATCCAGGCCCTGCCAATTACTTGGCGGCCTGACTTTGGGCAAAACTTTGGTTTCTCTGAACTTAGTTTTCCTCCTTAGAAGACATtgttgcctcagtttctttcccCCAAGTGATGGATGTACCCATACTGTGGCGACATTCTGGGGCTGGGAAGTAATAAGGTAGTGGTTAGACTGTAGATTAATTAAGAAAATTCTGGTGTTGATCACATCCTCTTAAGATTCACGTGgtttgggagagggagagggtaTGCTGGTTAAATTCTAGCTGGATGAGAGGGATTTTTGCTGCTGGAGTAAATGAAAGCCTGGGGGCCGTGGAGTGGAGGCCACAGAAGGGGCTTTCATTGTAGCTTGCTTGGAGAAAGAATTAATCTACCCTATTCCTCTCTCTGCATTCCTCCCAGTGTGAGGACAGTCAGGTGACAGCGCAGCTGACAGGGTCATGTGACAGAACCTGAGTGCGCTTCCTGGCATGGGGCATTTTCGGTTTCTCTGGGCTCAGACCTCTGCCTAGGGAAGTGTGCCTGCTCTGAAGACTTGAGTAAATTCTAACCTCACCGTTTCCTTCGGTTTACAGTCGTGTGTCTTGGCATCTTTCTGATGATTGTCTTGGGTGGATGTGCGCACACAGCTGTCTAGCTGCTCTGTTAGTCCTCTGGAGTTTACACTTTGAGGGTACTAATCCTGGGTGTTCTCACATGATCATTTCTTGTGTGTAAATAGGGGGAaccttgagccagccctgatggcttagtggttgaAGTTGGGTGTGTGCCGCTTCAGCGActggggttcagttcctgggcacagaaccacaccactgggctgtcAGTAgttatgctgtggtggcggctcatgTAGCAGAACttcaactatacacaactatgtactggtgttTGAGGGGTGGGGTGGCTAGAAAAAGGAAGCAGGTTGGCAATAGAtcttagcttagggcaaatcttcccctggggaaaaaaaaagcaagtgcaAACTtcccttgatttaaaaaaaaaccagcaagAGCCTTTCTGCATTGATGTTTTTGTGTTCCACTGATTTGTAGAGCAGTGGTTTGAGCAGGGATTCCTTTTTAGCTTTAATTAAAGAGGCTGTTGATCCCCCTCAGCTTCCGCTTTCTAAACCCAGTTGCTCTAATCGTAGACCTTGTATGAATTTACGGGTAAGCTCTTGTGGCCTGTCAGGAGGTTTGAACATTTGTTGTGTTTTAGGATTTGCATATGACGGGATTGAAGTGTAGCGCTTTGGCTCGTGGAGAGCTCTTTTGGAGGGTAGCTGTTGCTGTGTCCTAGTAGCAGACGGGTGGGATAACAGTAAGAACTCTGCTCTTTCTGCCTTCCATCCATTTTGCTAGTTTAGTTGGGAAACATTTGTCTGGGGTTGTAGGATATTAGGCTTCAGAAATGCAGGGCGGTGCTTCATTGGTGTGGAGCCATGGTTCTTAGATTTTAGTTGAGTGCCTGTTGGGCTTGTCCCTTAAAAATTGTAGTATTTTGCATTTTTAGCTTTTAGGTGAAGGATGTGAGACCCTACACATTTGTCTCAGCCTtactatgtaaaaaaaaaaaaagtgactacaATTTTGTTTGCCTAAGACTTGGTCCCTTAGCTGTTTGAAATGTGGTCATTTGTTGTGGGACAGCTGTCCCGTGGGGGTCTGTGCTGGTGACCTGACACTGCCGTGTATTTATTGCCTCGTGTTCTACCTCTCTTGCTGACTTCTTCAGGATTTTACTACTTTTCTCTATGCAAGCAGTCTTAATTCAGCGTAGTTTTCAGATGCATTCATATCAAAGATTGTGCACAGAATGGTTACCCATTAAATGTTGAGTTGGTTGGTGTATATGACTCTTAAGCGGTTATGAATGCTGCTTTGTGTTATCACCTTTTCTGTTACTGGTGACGTGTGAACAGCGTTTTCTGTTATGCTTTTACAGTGTGGAGTGATCAGCCCCAGATTTGACGTGCAACTGAAAGATctagaaaaatggcaaaataacTTGCTCCCGTCCCGTCAGTTTGGGTGAGttgattttcataatttaaaagaagTTAACATTAAGAATTGCTGTGATGCGATCAGACTTGAGCTGAGGTCTTTTGGGTCACAGCAGTAGTGATTGTCGCCATTCTCATCAGCTTGACTCGAGGGTTAGCTTATTTGTGTGTTGCCACGTTGCACGTGTTAGGCTTCAGGTTCTGAGCGGTGTGAGACCTGAGGCTGACAGACACAGGCGTGTCCCCTATTTAGTGCCTGTTGTTCACTCAGTGTAGGTGGTTCATACTGTATGTTCCATGTGATCCCCTCTATGGCTGAGTCACTTTTGAACCTTAGGCCTCTGGGGAAGCTCAGTTTGAAAATCCTTATCCCTAGTAAAAAACCTAGTAAAAGAGTGTAAATCCTTGTTTTCCTACTTTAAAGCTGCAAGGCCTCAGGCAAGTTACAGACttgatttctttatctgtaaaaatggTGATAGTCCTCTTATAGGCTATATTATCACCTGCTTTAGTTTATCTATTTGTGGTTAGAATCTCAAGCCCCCAACCGTGTTTGCTGACCTGGTTGAATCTACTCCCACTTCCTGGTTACTGTATTCCAGACAAAGTGTTAAGAGAGAGTCACTGCTGACTGGAATTATCATGCTTATTTTAATGCCTCACAGTTGACAGTACTGCCTTATAAGTCTTTGATCCCCACAGTAACCCACGAGGTAGGCGACTCCCATTGTCTGAATGAATGTCAGTACAATAGCTTGCCTGTGATCATATATAGTCAGTGGCAGCAGCAGTTCAGGCAAGGTTAAATCGATGCTTTAAACTCCATGTTTCCTTGCCTGAGAGCAGACAGTGACATTTTGAAGTTAAAGGAGTTCCCAGTCTTTGTTTTCAGTTAAGCTCGCGGGCATTGTTTCCCAGTGTAAGCGGAAGGCAGGGCCATGTGAGGGCACGCAGCTGAGGTCTCTGGCCTTGCGTCCCTTGGTTCCGGGAGCCATGCCCGTGCATTTCCAGTCTGTGTCCATTATGGGAAGGCATCTTAAGTGTGGAGGAGTGTTGGCATTTTTCTGTACCAGAGAGTGGCTCTATGTTgaattatttttaggaaaaactcaccagcatttttttttttttaactctccatAGTTTCATTGTACTGACAACCTCAGCTGGCATCATGGACCATGAAGAAGCAAGACGAAAACACACAGGAGGGAAAATCCTGGGATTCTTTTTCTAGGGATGTAATGCGTACGTGCAAATAAAATGCCTCAGTGGACTATGGTGCTTCGCTCAGTCGTGTTGAACTTTGCAGCACGGTAGCAAGTGTCTGCAGCAGTCCACAGCCTTTGTGTTAGTTGGTGAATGCTGTTTCCCTGACTGAAGTGAAGAAGAAGGTCATGACTTGTGATAATCCCACCGTCACCCTCTTAGCTCACCAGAGGAGAGTGTGTCTCGTCCTGGATGGTTGGATCTGGCTGGGGTTCAGGTGGTGAAGCTGTCCCTTTCTGGAGTCTTAGATTGACCCTGGAAGAAGTGGTGCCTTTCCTGTTTTTAGCTTGACAATACACATTTCATGCACTGTTGTTACCTGCCCTAAAAGTATGATATGGCTGCAGTTAACTTGTGTAAGTGTTTATAAGGATGCAGGTAGGAAGCAGACAGCTACATCCCACAGCTCACCAAGACTCTTTCAAAGTAAACTTGGGTGATGTGTCAGTAACATTTTAGCGATATGTGTTCGTAacatgtcatttttaaaaaatgaaacatttttaaaaactagttttaCTGTAAACCTGTCAGAAGTGTATTCCTGGAATTGGAGGAGATTAGTTTGCTGGACCACGTCACCTGGGAAATGCTTGTGAAGAGCTCAGCCACCAAAGAGGGCAGCGTGTCTTCTGTGAAATAGATCAGGGCTCCTCTCCCCCTTTTAGAAGTAGTGCTGTCCAGTACAAATGTAACAAGAGCCACACGTGTAATTAAAcattctagtagccacattaagaTAAAGAGAGATAGTTGggattgattttttaataacattttgtttgtccaAAACGTTAAAGTTTCAACATGTAGTTGataggaaaaaatggaattttactctttttgataatagtcttTGAAATCatgtatattgtatatttatttatacttaaaGCACATCTTAATTGGGACTAGCCACTCccaagagccacatgtggctggtgttCTGTATTGGACAGCAGAGGCTAGACTCTTCATTCTTGTAGGTCTGTGGGTCTGGCCAAGGAGAAAGGAGTCTTGTAAGAAAGGCCAGGTGTGTTAACGTTACTGTGCACCTAGCCAGCTGTATTTGCCTGGCATGGGCGTGGGATGAACTGAGCAATTCACAGCCTTCTAGAAGCTGgtcttgcttgcttgtttgtaGTCATGTGggccaaagtaaaaaaaaaaaaagctgccaGGTTGCAGGCCTGATTACAAGACGTCCAGTAGACCTAAGAGGATGTTAGGTGCTAAGAGCTGTTTGATGTTgcataggtttttttttccccccagagaaGTAACACGTTTCACTGTTCTTTGGGATGTTTTGATAACTGTCCTGTAGGGCTATTTCTGACTCCCTAATGGATCAAGCAGTTGTCAGTAAATACAGTTCAGTACCTCAGCCAGGGTGGGGATGCTGAATCATCACTGACCTGGAGTGAGGTGATCCGGCAAGTGACGACTTCCGTGAGCCTCCCTCTTCTGTAAAAAGGGAGACGCTCCCTCATGGGTTTGCTAAATGAGTGCACGTGTGAAACAGCCCCGGGCCTGGGGCGTTCAGTAACTTCCTGAAAGGAGGGCCTAGTATGGGCTGTGGGAAATAGCTAGGAATGCCAAAGACTGTCCCTAGGGATGTGGCAGCTAAGGACCCCTCTTGCTAAGTGTTAGGAGAAAGCCAGCTGAGAGGCATGTCTGGGTGTGGGGCCTGTGCTGTTTGGAAGTCCATGAGTAAGATTGGGAGTTTTGGGAGTTCACCAGACTAGAGTTGAGGTGTGCATTTCTGCTTAATAGCCTTGATCCCCTCTGTATGATGGGAATAATGGAAGTCTTACCTCTGGGTTGGTGAGTAAGATGAGATTATGTGAGatacacttactgagcacttgaTAGTCATATATACAGTTGTGTTCCTCAGGCGCAGAGGTGAAGTGAGCGATCGTTAGAGCCTATTTCTCATGCCAAGATTGTAAACTCTAGGAGGACAGGGGCCATGTTTTGTCTACTGTTGTCCCTGTGGTCCCTAGCCTGATGCCTGGCACAGAAACCTCAGTAAATACAGGTTGATTAAATGAATCGTCTCACTGGGCACTGACCTGAAATACTAAGATAGGACAAGAAAATGGCCCCATCTGCTATCACCATTTCGTGGGGATCCTGTGTCCTTTGAAGTGGTCAAGGGGAAAATCTGGGTAGGAAAATTGGGTCACCAGTTGATGGATTTCCCAGCACATGTTCCTTGTGTTAGTGGGCAAACAGATGGCCTTAGTCTGTGTTTCTGAGTCCTGGTAAATAGTTTTAACATGACCTGGGGCTGGTTGTCCAGGGCAAGCTCCCGGGGTCAAGGGTCTGGACAAAGTTTACATTCCTCCTGGCAGTATGATTTAGCTCCAAGGTGAGATGTCCTTTCCTGTGGTGTGAGCCCTGCCTGTCCTCTCAGGGTGCTACTGCTGCAGACAGGCAGAGACCCGGGGACAAGAGTGGGGGAAGGAACAGATGATGGCATCTGGGCCCACCAACGCTTTGAGTCATAGTGTTAAAAGTGGCCCCAGCACGTACCTAGACCCTGGATTCTTAGCCTAGAATCCACAGATATCAAGGAGACAATGAGCTTTCtgaaaatacatagaaaactGATACTCATGCATTTTTCTGGAGAGACGTTCCATAGAGCCTTTGATCAGAGGCTGAAAGAAACTTGGAATTCGAAAGGTCAGAGGACCACTGCCAAGGACACCCTCCATGTTTGAGCAGCACGTATGTGTCACATCAGTGCGTGCATGCCAGTGCACGCTGTGTCGTCATTCAGTGGCTGTTCTGCCTTATCTCCTGGTAACTGAGGGAGTGCTATATAGAAGAGCACTCACTTCTCTGGGCAAAGGCAGTGACAGTCTTTCCTGGTCAGGTCAACATCTGAGAGATGATGTCCTTGCTCCCAGGCTGGGAAGTTGCTTCCTGTTCCTGACCCCAAGGAAAGCAAGCTCTGGGAGACCCAAAGTCTGATTCTCACTTGGCTTTCAGTCTAATCCACTGCTTCCCAAACCGTACCCACCAATCTTAAATCCTAAATTGACCCCATTTATGCCCTACCTCTGAGCCTGTGCCCATGGCTCACCCCACCTGGaatgcctttttctctttcctggaggTGTTCCCAAGAGCCAGCTTAAATGTCGCTTCCACCATAAATCTTTCGAGAAGAACATGTGGTGTTatacttttatcttttctcttacGAATGCCTTACTAAGACTAAGAATAGTTTTTAGTGCTTGTTGAAtgtttactgtatgccaggcttGGAACTAAGAGCTTTGCgttatcatctcatttaatcttaacaatTCTCCATCGTGGCTGCTATTCCTGGCTCCAGATTTTCAAGTGAACAAAGTGAAGCCCAGCTGTGAAGCCGTTTGTTCAAGATGCTGGGAAGTGGCAAAGTCAGGACTTAGGTGCCCTTAAACCACAGCCTGCCTGTTCTCTGGCCCTTACCGTGTCCTGCCATGCGTTCTTGTCTTTAATGTTTACTATGTCCAGGCACTTGAGGTACCGGAGGCGCAAACATCCAGTCTGTGCCCTCGTTGGACAGCCTGTTAATCTCCACTGGGCTGAGCTCTCTACAGGAGGAACCCTGTTAATGCATCTGTATCTCCAGCATCTGGCTTATCAAAGGGGGTGACTGCATGTTTGACGAAGTCGTTTCGGACCCTGGTGGTTGTGGGAGAGCAGGCCTTTTAAGTCTAATCCAGTCCAGCTCCTGTGCTGTGGTGTCGAGTCCACAGAGGTCCGTGGAACCCACAATTGGTCTCAGCAACGTGGAGGTGGAGTAGGACGTGGGCAGGATTCAGTTCAAGATCACTGTCAGGTCccctctttttatgttttaagtgATCTGATGGGCAGTGGAAGTGCGGAAGACCAAACAAGATGAGCAAGGGAGGCAGTAAAAAAATATGGTGAAGAAAATGGACTGTGGAATCATGCTGGCCTCAGTCTcctgctgtgtgattttgggccAGTTTCCTCGCCTCTTGTGTGtcactttcctcatctttaaCATAGAGACAGTAGTAGTAATTCCTGTGGTGGTTGCAAAGATTAAATATAGTGCTTGCAGAGTACTGGAATGGTAAGTGGAGCTATTTGCAAAATACTCAGGTTCTCCCTCTGCCAGGCACGTGATGATAGAAGTGCTCTTTCCACGTGACTAATTCTGGCCAATAAATAAGCTGTGAGCAGCTCAGAAGTGATGGTTCTTAAATACCCAACCCTCAGGCCCAGATAATTAGTCCCTGGGTGGGGCATCTGCCTCAAATCAGCTTGGAGATACCTTAGGATATTTAGAACCTGGGAGATTAGGGGTACTGAGTGTCGTAATTTCTGCGATCTGGAAAAAGCCACTTGGAGCAACAAGGAGGAACGTCTATGAGCAGCAGACGGATCAGGTCTTCCTGGTGTGTGAGTCTGGGCATCTGGTTCCGGAGATGCAGCTGCACCCCTGCCGTTCCCATGTTTGTGTTCTGTGAGCAAGGAAAAACATTCTCCTCTTTTACTTAAAATACTGGTTTGAGttaaatttagttaaatttataataaaactaaaattaaatttacagGTTTGAGCTAAATTCTGATGACTCGCGAGCAAACTAACAGAGCTCTGCTTCCAACTCTTTGACTAATCTGCTATGGGACCTCTTGGGGATCGATCTCATCGTCAAATGGGGCCCGGGGTATGGCTCCCACCTGCTTTATCAGTGTTCTCAGTTGGAGGAAAACAAACCACGCTAACTGGTTTAATCTGTTGTAGGAGATAAGGTAACTCAGGATCTCTGGAAGGACCAGAGAATTAGTTGGGAGACTTTGCAGCTGGGGAAGGTATCGCCGTTACACTTCGGGGCCGTCACTGGAGAACTCTGCTGCAGCAGGGGCTGGACACCACAACTGCCTCTGTGATGCTGTGTCCCTATCACGTTCCTGAGTCCTTTGCCTCTGCTGTCTCTGGAAGCTTGAGGTTTCTCTGTCACCCTTCCTACAATAACCATGGCACTATTCACGTTTTGgattggataattctttgtgggggtgggggttggggggctatcctgtgcattgtaggatgttgagcaacATTCTTGGCCTGCCCACACTAGATGCCAGTtgagacaaccaaaaatgtctccagacattgccaaattccCCTGCAGGGCACAATCGCCCCGCTGAGAAGCACTGCTGTATTGGATCAAAGGTACACACCCTAACTGCAAGCAGACAGTACCAGGCAAGGTTCGGAAAGAGGCCTCTGCGTCATATACCCGGCATACCCCAGAGATGCCGTGGGTGCAGTTCCAGACC
This window harbors:
- the RPS15A gene encoding small ribosomal subunit protein uS8 is translated as MVRMNVLADALKSINNAEKRGKRQVLIRPCSKVIVRFLTVMMKHGYIGEFEIIDDHRAGKIVVNLTGRLNKCGVISPRFDVQLKDLEKWQNNLLPSRQFGFIVLTTSAGIMDHEEARRKHTGGKILGFFF